TGCATTGAAAATGGGGGATGAATGCTGGAGCTATCGCCAATTAAACATAAGAGCCAATCAAATAGCGCACGCCTTAGTAGAAAAGGGAGTTGGAGCCGGAGATATCGTGGCTGTGATGATGGGCCGGTCAATGGAATTGCCTGCAGCTCTGCTTGGAATTTGGAAAGCGGGCGCCGCTTATATGCCGCTGGATCCACATTTTCCAACAGAACGTCTTTCTTTCCTGCTGAAGGACAGTCAAGCGGCTCAATTGTTGATAGAAGAAGACCTTATGCCATTCATCCCGCCGCACTATGAAGGAAATTTGATAACGATAGAACATACAGAAAATCAGCAAACAGAAACTCCAGATGTTCCGCTTGGCGATCTCGCCTATTTGATCTATACATCGGGAACGACAGGGCGTCCTAAAGGTGTTCTGGTTGATCATCAAGGCGTTGCCAATACATTGCAATGGAGACGGGAAGAGTATGGAATGACTGAACAGGATCTTTCCCTCCATTTATTTTCATACGTGTTTGACGGTTGTGTGACGAGCCTGTTTACCCCGCTGTTATCCGGTGCGTGCGTACTGCTAACAACGGATGACGAAGCGAAGGATGCTCTAGCCCTTAAGCGGAAAATAGCCGGTTATAAGGTCAGTCATATGATCATTGTTCCTTCCCTGTACCGGGTGTTATTGGAAGTGATGACTGCTGACGATGCAGAAAGTCTTCGGATTGTGACATTTGCGGGTGAAGCGGTTACGCATGACCTGCTTGAGATGAGTAAAAGAATTTGTCCTTCTGCAGAACTGGCAAATGAATACGGGCCCACAGAAAACAGTGTGGCAACAACCATATTGCGTCATCTGAATGAAAAAGGCCGGATCACGATTGGACACCCGATTGCAAACACGAAAGTAGTTGTTTTACACGGAAATCAACTGCAGCCGATTGGCGCGGCGGGTGAATTGTGCATTTCCGGCACGGGGCTTGCCAGAGGATACTACAAACAGCCAGAGCTGACAGAGAAAGCATTTTCTGATCACCTATTCCTTGAAGGGGAGCGGATATACCGAACAGGTGACGCAGGCCGCTTTTTGCCGGATGGAACGATTGAATATATTGGACGTTTTGATGATCAAGTGAAAATGAGGGGTTACCGCATTGAACTGAGAGAGATAGAAACAGTTCTTCGGCAGGCACCGGGGGTAAAGGAAGCGGCGGTATTGACTCGTAATGCTTCTGCTGAGGACAAGGAGCTGATTGCTTATATCGTTCCGAAAAAGGGTAACAGTTTCACCGATTTGCACCGGCATCTTGCCGGGGCATTGCCGCCCTATATGATTCCAGCAACTATCATGACCATCAGCCGGATGCCATTAACATCCAGCGGAAAGCTTGATCGGGCAGCCCTTCCTGAACCAGAAAGCAATGCGAGCCTCACCTTTATGCCGCCCCGAACTTTAATGGAAGCTGACCTCGCACACATTTGGGAAAATGTGCTGAATAAACAGCGAATCGGTATTCGTGATGATTTCTTTCAGCTAGGCGGACATTCCTTAAAAGCGGCCGTACTCGTATCAAGGATACATAAAAAGTTTCATGTCGAGCTTCCGCTCAGTGAGGTTTTCTCTCACCCGACAATTGAAAGCATGGCAGTCAAATTGATGAGCTTAAAAGAACATGCTATTAATCAGATTGAGCCTGCGGATCAAAGAGATGTCTATCCACTGTCTTACTCGCAAAAACGTATATATGCTCTTCATCAGCTGGCAGATGACAGCACAGGCTATAACATGCCCGCTGTACTTGAATTACGCGGAAATCTGGATCGCCAGCGTTTAAGAAGCGTTCTCGCAGAACTTGTGAATCGGCATGAAGCATTGCGGACTGTTTTTTTGCTTGACAGTGGAGAGCCCGTGCAGATCATTTATCCAGAGATAGCTTTTGATTTGAGAGAGCTTGAAATGGAATCAGAACAAATGCTTGAGTCTGCAATCGAATCCTTTATCAAACCGTTTGATCTTTCGTCCGGCCCTCTATTTAGAGCATGTGTGATTACAATGGGCAATAAACGCGGTTTTTTCCTCCTCGATATGCACCATATCATTGCCGACGGTGTCTCGATGAGCACGCTAGTCCAAGAGTTTACTGACTTATATTGTGGAAAGAAGCTGCCAGTGTTAAACCTGCATTATAAGGATTTTGCTGTTTGGCAGCAAGAGAAGTTTCCGAGAGAGCTATACAAAAAACAGGAGGCCTACTGGCTCAATCAGCTAGGCGGGAGTCTTCCTGTATTAGATTTACCGCTTGATAAAACAAGGCCGCGACTCCCTGATTTCAGCGGCGGAACAATCGAAGTAACTATTGATAAAGACACGGCGGACGAGCTGCACCATTTAATGGCTGAAACGGGAACAACGTTGTACATGATCCTTCTGGCAGTGTATTCTATTTTGCTTTCCAAGCTAAGCGGGCAAGAAGATATTGTTGTCGGCTCGCCTGCTGCCGGAAGACCGCACACCGATTTGGAGGGCGTCATCGGGATGTTCGTCAATACATTAGCAATGCGCAGCCAGCCTGAGGGCAACAAAACGTTCAGCTCGTATTTGCAGGACATTCGCCACCTGGCTCTGACGGCTTATGAGCATCAGGATTATCCTTTTGAGGAGCTGGCAGATAAGCTCGATACACATCGAGAGGTAAACCGGAATCCGCTGTTCGATGCGATGCTCGTGCTTCAAAGCAGTGAAGATTTTCAGTTCGAAGTGCCAGGTTTATCGATTTCGTCTGTCACTCCAAAACATAATATATCTAAATTCGATTTGACATTTCACGCTGAGGAGCATTCGGGCGGAATTCGCTGCCGTTTTGAATACAGCTCTGCTCTTTTTGAAGAAGAGACCATTGCGCGTTGGGCATCCTATTTCATTGAGCTGTTAAAAAGGGTACTGGCGGATAACGAGATGAGAATTTCGGATATGCAATTGCTTCCTGCTGCAGAGCGGAATGTGCTCCTTGAAGAAATGGGACAGTATGCGGCGTTTCCGAGAAACGAAACCATTGTAAGCTTATTTGAAAAAAAAGCCGCTGAGTATCCAGAGCATCTCGCAGTGGTGTGCGGCAACTCTCAGCTTACCTATCGAGAGCTGAATGAAAAAGCGGAGCGGACAGCTGCTATGCTCATCAAACAAGGAGTCAGCACTGGAGATATCGTCGGTTTGCTGCTCGATCGGTCACCAGATATGATCATTGCCGTTTTATCGATTCTAAAAGCTGGAGGGGCCTACTTGCCGATTGATCCTGAATATCCACAGGAACGTATCAGCTTTATGCTTAATGACAGCGGGGCAGACCTATTGCTGACAGAGCGCGGTCAAATCAAACCTGCAGACTATAACGGTCATATGTTGTATATCGATGAAGGCGAAAACGACTCAATTCTAGCTGATTTAAACATTCAAGAAACCCTAGCGGATCAGCCGGCATACGTGATATACACATCCGGAACGACAGGCCAGCCAAAAGGTGTCGTTGTCGAGCACCGCAATGTAATCAGTCTGTTAAAGCATCAAAACCTGCCCTTTGAATTTGGCCACGAAGACGTCTGGTCGTTCTTTCATTCATACTGTTTTGATTTCTCTGTATGGGAAATGTTCGGTGCGTTATTGAACGGAAGTACACTAGTCGTGGTTTCTAAGGAAACAGCCCGTGATCCCAAGGCATTCCGATTATTGTTAAAAAAAGAACGCGTCACTGTACTCAATCAGACCCCGACAGCTTTTTACGGCCTGATGTATGAAGATCAAAACCATTCGGATCGTTTAAACATCCGATACGTCATTTTTGGCGGCGAAGCTTTACAGCCCGGCATGCTTCAAAGCTGGAATGATCAATATCCACATACTGATCTGATCAATATGTACGGTATTACAGAAACGACGGTGCATGTGACATTCAAAAAATTGTCCGCAGCTGACATTGCAAATAATAGAAGCAATATCGGGCGGACGCTTACAACTCTGCAGGCTTATGTAATGGATGCTTATATGAATCTGCAGCCAATCGGTGTTCCAGGGGAGCTTTATATAGGCGGTGAAGGTGTGGCACAGGGATATCTCAACAGAGATGACCTGACCGCTGACCGTTTTATGCCCAATCCTTATCTTCCGGGAGATAGATTATACCGGACTGGAGATCTTGCGAAGCGCCTGTCAAATGGCGAGTTGGAATATGTAGGCCGCATTGATGCTCAGGTTAAAGTCAGAGGGCACCGTATTGAGTTAGGCGAAATCCAAGCGGCGCTTCTTCAGCTTCCAATTGTTAAAGAGGCGGCTGTCATCACAAGAACAGATGAGCAAGGGCAAGCAGCTATATATGCTTACATGGTAACAAAAGATCAACAGGCCGCGAACGAATCAGACGTCCGGGCTTTTCTAAAAACCAAGCTGCCTGACTTTATGCTTCCCACCCGTTTCATACAGATTGATCGCATCCCGCTGACTGTTAACGGAAAACTCGATCAGAAAGCCCTGCCGGAACCTGAAAAAAACGCTTACCCTGCTGATGATATTAGCCCAAGAAATGAGATTGAAAAGGTGATGGCTGACATTTGGGAAGAACTTCTTGATGTGGATGAGCTGGGCGTAAGCGCCAATTTCTTTGAACTTGGCGGAGATTCTATTAAAGCGCTGCAAGTTTGTGCCAGGCTGAAGCAGCGTGGATTTGAAACGACTGTACGTGAGATGTTTGAACATCAGACTCTTGGTGTACTGTCCGCTCGGGTTCGAAAAGCCGTGCACGTCATTGACCAAGGACCGGTCGAGGGCGAGATCACTTGGACGCCTGTCCAGGAATGGTTTTTCTCTCAATCTTTGGAAATCCATCATTTTAACCAGTCCGTTATGCTTTACCGGACAGAACGATTTGATGAGATTGCAGTGAGAAAGGTGCTAAAAAGCCTGGTGATTCATCATGACGCACTGAGAATCGTCTGCCGGTATGAAGATGGCAGGTTGATACAGATGAACAGAGGGATAGATCTGCAAGATGAAGAGTTATATGCTCTTGAACTGTTTGATGTAAAGGGTAACTTAACAGAAACACGTAACACGATTGAGGAAGCGGCCAGCCAGATGCAGGAGCACTTTCGTTTAGAAACCGGGCCCTTGCTTCGCGCTGCATTGTTTAGAACCGAGAATGGTGACCATTTGTTTCTGACGATTCATCACTTGGTTATTGATGCAGTTTCATGGCGCATCTTGTTCGAGGATTTTTCAACAGCTTACAAACAGGCAGTCACAGGAGAATCTATTCAACTGCCGCACAAAACAGATTCATATTTAACGTATTCACAAAGAATAGCTGACTATTCTAAAAGCCGCCAGATGCAGCGTGAAGCAGCGTATTGGGATGAGCGTGAGAACCGTCACATTGAAGTGATTCCTAAAGACAATGAAACAGCGCCTAACACATTCAAAGACACAGAAGTGATTGATTTTGAGCTATCTCGCTATCACACTGAACGCTTGTTAACGGCTGTACATAAAGCGTACAGCACGGAGATGAATGATATCCTTCTGACAGCTTTAGGCCTTGCTTTGCAGCAATGGACGGACTCTGACCGGTTTAAAATCAGCATGGAGGGCCATGGAAGAGAAGCATATCTTGAGGACATTGATATTAGCAGAACTGTCGGCTGGTTCACCTCGATTTATCCGATATGGCTTGATATGAGCGATTCTGAACATAAGAACAAAGATGAACGGCTGGGCCACCTCATTAAACAGACAAAAGATATGCTGCACCGTATACCGCATAAAGGCGCCGGCTACGGTGTGCTGAAATATATCAGCAAAAGATGGGGCTCTGAGACAAACAGCCCGGAAATCAGCTTTAATTATTTAGGCCAGTTTGATCAGGATATTCAATCAAAAGCCTTTGAGGTTTCTGACATCAAGCCAGAAAATGAGATCAGCCCGAACTGGGAGCGGCCTTATACACTGGATATCAGCGGCGCCGTTTCTTCGGGGATTCTAAGCATGCACATCATCTATAGCAGCCTTCAATTCGAGGAGAAAACAATCCAAACATTTGGCGGGTATTTTAAACAGGCTCTGGAAAACATCATTGAGCATTGTACGGACAAAGAAAACCGAGAATGGAGCGCTTCTGATTTCACTGATGAAGATTTAACGCTTGATGAATTGAGTGAAATTATGGGAGCCGTCAACAAACTATAGGGAGAGGAGATTCACACTGATGCCGCAGCAACCCGAAATACAGGATATATATCCTTTGTCATTTATGCAGGAAGGGATGCTCTTTCACTCGCTGTATGATGAACAGTCAAGAGCATATTTTGAACAGGCTTCTTTTACGATCCATGGACAGCTTGATTTGGAGCGTTTCCAGAAAAGTATGGATGCTGTTTTTGACAGATATGAAATCTTCCGAACGGCGTTCATCTATAAAAATGTAGCCAAACCTCGTCAAGTCGTACTCAAGCATCGTCATTGCCATATTCATTTTGAAGATATTTCTCATCTCAATGAGAGAGATAAAGAACATTGTACCGAGGCATTCAAAGAGCAGGATAAATCAAAAGGCTTCGATCTCCAAACGGATGTACTGATGAGAATATCTATTTTAAAATGGGCGCCTGACCGGTATGTCTGCATCTGGAGCCATCATCATATTTTAATGGATGGCTGGTGTTTAGGCATCGTCATTAAGGATTTTCTTCACATTTATCAAGCACTGGATAAAGGCAGGCTTCCTGATATGCCTCCCGTACAGCCGTACGGGACGTATATTAAATGGCTGATGCAGCAAGATCGGGAAGAAGCGGCTGTGTATTGGAAAAAAAGGCTTCAGCATTTCGAAAAAGCTTCGCCTCTGCCAAAAAGAACAGATCAAATGCCAGATGGGACATTACAACAGATCACATTCACCATTCCTGAAAAAGAAACCTCCGAATTACAGAAAATCGCAGCAGCTTGTGGTGCGACACTCCCCACTGTTTTCCAAGCTCTATGGGGAATCATGCTCCAAAAGTTCAATTGCTGTGGCGATGCTGTGTTCGGATCAGTTATATCAGGCAGACCTTCTGAGCTAAACGATGTGGAAAACATTGTCGGACTGTTTATCAATACCATTCCTATCCGAGTCCAAAGTGATTCTCTTTCTTTTTCTGACTTAGTCAGCAGGATGCAAAGAGACATGACGGAAGCAGAAGCATATAGTTACTTCCCTTTATATGACATTCAGGCACAGAGCGCTCTTAAACAAGAACTGATCGATCATATTATCGTCTTTGAAAATACACCTGCTCAACAAGAGATTGAAGGGCTGAAACAGGCTGGATCATTTGATTTCTCCGTGGAAGATTTCGAGATGGAAGAACTGACCAACTATAGATGCAGTGTCAAAGTGATCCCAGGTCGGACCATGTACGTTCGGATTCATTTTCATACTGGCGCTTATCAGCCAAACATGATGTCCGAGATAAAAGATTATGTACAGCACATGATCTCTGACGTCATATCTGATCCATCTCTGCCTGTGTCAAAGATGACATTGCTAGATGAAAACAAAGCACGGGAAATGGTTTCTCAAAACAACAGGACAGTATCTATTTCGCCTGAATCCCTAACCCTGCACGGGCTGTTTGAACGACAGGCGGCTTTCACACCGGAACGGCCAGCCATACGCTTTTCCGGCGGTTCACTGACGTACGCTGAGCTTGACATGTATGCCAGCCGTCTGGCTGCCCGCCTCGCGGCACGCGGCGTCACGAAGGAAAGCATCGTCGGTGTCCTGTCTGAGCGGTCACCTGACATGCTGATCGCTGTCCTTGCTGTCTTGAAGGCAGGTGGGGCGTATTTGCCGCTTGACCCTGCGTATCCAGAGGAACGGCTGAGCTACATGCTGAAAGACAGCGGGGCAGCGCTCTTGCTGACACAGCCGGGATGCTCCGCGCCGAACTTTTCTGGCGAAACGCTTGAAGTTGATATGACATCTCTTGCGGGCGAAAAAGCAGAAAATCTTGTGTTTGCTCCTGCTGACAGCGATTCTCTCGCCTACGTCATCTATACGTCGGGCTCCACCGGGCAGCCAAAAGGAGTGGCCGTTGAGCACCGCCAAGCTGTTTCCTTTCTGACCGGCATGCAGCGCCAGTTTCCGCTTCAGGAAGATGACATTGTCATGGTGAAAACCTCTTTCTCCTTTGATGCATCTGTCTGGCAGCTGTTTTGGTGGTCGCTTTCCGGCTCTTCGGCTTATCTGCTCCCACCCGGCTGGGAAAAAGACCCCGCATTGATTGTAAAAGCCATTCATCAGGAAAAAGTGACAACGGTTCATTTTATTCCGGCTATGCTGAACAGTTTTCTCGATCAAGCGGAGATCGAAAGGCTGAGTGACGGGACAAGCCTGAAGCGTGTATTCGCCGGAGGTGAACCGCTTGCGCCGGGCACGGCAGCCCGTTTTGCTTCTTTATTGCCGCAAGTCTCGCTGATCCATGGATACGGGCCGACAGAAGCAACGGTAGACGCGGCATTTTATGTGTTGGACCCAGAGCGGGACAGGGATCGCTTGCGGATTCCGATCGGGAAGCCCGTACCCGGTGCGCGTTTGTATGTGTTAGATCCGCATTTAGCCGTACAGCCTTGCGGTGTCGCCGGCGAACTGCACATCGCCGGCGCGGGTGTTGCCAGAGGCTATTTGAATCGGCCGGCCTTAACGGAGGAGCGCTTTCTTGAAGACCCGTTTTACCGGGGTGAACGCATGTATAAAACAGGGGATATGGCACGCTGGCTCCCTGACGGGAATGTTGAATTCCTCGGCCGGTTGGATGATCAAGTGAAAATCCGCGGCTACCGGATTGAGCCCGGAGAAATTGAAGCGGCGCTTAGAAGCATAGAAGGCATAAGGGAGGCAGCCGTGACCGTACGGACAGACAGCGGGGAGCCGGAGCTATGCGCGTATATAGAAGGGCTCCGAAGAAACGAAGTGCGGGCGCAGCTTGAGAGACTGTTGCCGAGCTACATGATCCCAGCCCATATGATAGAGATGGAAGAGTGGCCGATTACGCCGAGCGGAAAGCTGGACCGAAACGCCCTGCCAGCTCCTGGCGGAGCTGCAGATGAAAAGGCCTACTCGGCGCCGAGAAATGTGACCGAGATGAAGCTTGCCCAGCTGTGGGAGGACGTGCTGAAAAACGGCCCGGTCGGGATTCACGACAACTTTTTTGACCGCGGAGGACATTCTTTAAAAGCAACGGCGCTTGTATCCCGAATCGCCAAAGCATTCGATGTACAGGTGCCGCTGAAAGAGGTGTTTGCCCATCCCACGGTAGAAGGGCTGGCTTCCGTCATCCGTGAAGGAACGGACAGTCCATATGAAGCGATGAAACCAGCGGAACAGCGGGAGACCTATCCGGTTTCCTCCGCCCAAAAGCGGATTTATGTCCTTCAGCAGCTGGAAGACGGAGGGACCGGCTACAATATGCCGGCTGTATTAGAACTGGAAGGGAAGCTTGACCCAGAAAGGCTGGACAGGGCTTTCAAAGAGCTGATCAAGCGCCACGAGTCGCTTCGGACATCCTTTGAACAGGATGAAGGCGGCGAGCCGGTGCAGCGCATCCATGACGAAGTGCCGTTTACATTACAGACAGCCGCCCTCGGCGAGCAAACCG
The Bacillus vallismortis genome window above contains:
- a CDS encoding non-ribosomal peptide synthetase, coding for MAQSAKIQDIYPLSHMQEGMLFHSLMDFSSKAYVEQTSFTITGNLCIDSFQKSLNLLVSRYDIFRTIFIKEVPDLTGPQQVVLSNRELTVHKEDFSHLTDHEQQALIDAFMIKDREKGFDLQKDSLMRLALFDRGNSQYTCVWTHHHIIMDGWCLGIILKEFFSIYDSLSNNRPVQLGSTVPYSRYIEWLGEQDQEETAAYWSRYLEEYGNTASIPRIKNRSADADYIAAQVRFSLAPEMVEKLTEAAQKWGVTLNTLFMSIWGVLLHRYNAADDAVFGSVISGRPSAIDGIESMVGLFINTVPVRIRSAEGMTFSSLVQAVQEDVLSSEQHGYYPLYDIQNHSPLKQGLIDHIFVFENYPIQLDQALRMESENEENALKLGDISMSEQTNYDFNIVVVPGESFYIKFSYNAAVYEQEEMLRIQGHLKQALDCILANPDIAVSDIGIVPPEEQKLIRLFNKTECLYENKTTARLFEEQARKTPDAAALKMGDECWSYRQLNIRANQIAHALVEKGVGAGDIVAVMMGRSMELPAALLGIWKAGAAYMPLDPHFPTERLSFLLKDSQAAQLLIEEDLMPFIPPHYEGNLITIEHTENQQTETPDVPLGDLAYLIYTSGTTGRPKGVLVDHQGVANTLQWRREEYGMTEQDLSLHLFSYVFDGCVTSLFTPLLSGACVLLTTDDEAKDALALKRKIAGYKVSHMIIVPSLYRVLLEVMTADDAESLRIVTFAGEAVTHDLLEMSKRICPSAELANEYGPTENSVATTILRHLNEKGRITIGHPIANTKVVVLHGNQLQPIGAAGELCISGTGLARGYYKQPELTEKAFSDHLFLEGERIYRTGDAGRFLPDGTIEYIGRFDDQVKMRGYRIELREIETVLRQAPGVKEAAVLTRNASAEDKELIAYIVPKKGNSFTDLHRHLAGALPPYMIPATIMTISRMPLTSSGKLDRAALPEPESNASLTFMPPRTLMEADLAHIWENVLNKQRIGIRDDFFQLGGHSLKAAVLVSRIHKKFHVELPLSEVFSHPTIESMAVKLMSLKEHAINQIEPADQRDVYPLSYSQKRIYALHQLADDSTGYNMPAVLELRGNLDRQRLRSVLAELVNRHEALRTVFLLDSGEPVQIIYPEIAFDLRELEMESEQMLESAIESFIKPFDLSSGPLFRACVITMGNKRGFFLLDMHHIIADGVSMSTLVQEFTDLYCGKKLPVLNLHYKDFAVWQQEKFPRELYKKQEAYWLNQLGGSLPVLDLPLDKTRPRLPDFSGGTIEVTIDKDTADELHHLMAETGTTLYMILLAVYSILLSKLSGQEDIVVGSPAAGRPHTDLEGVIGMFVNTLAMRSQPEGNKTFSSYLQDIRHLALTAYEHQDYPFEELADKLDTHREVNRNPLFDAMLVLQSSEDFQFEVPGLSISSVTPKHNISKFDLTFHAEEHSGGIRCRFEYSSALFEEETIARWASYFIELLKRVLADNEMRISDMQLLPAAERNVLLEEMGQYAAFPRNETIVSLFEKKAAEYPEHLAVVCGNSQLTYRELNEKAERTAAMLIKQGVSTGDIVGLLLDRSPDMIIAVLSILKAGGAYLPIDPEYPQERISFMLNDSGADLLLTERGQIKPADYNGHMLYIDEGENDSILADLNIQETLADQPAYVIYTSGTTGQPKGVVVEHRNVISLLKHQNLPFEFGHEDVWSFFHSYCFDFSVWEMFGALLNGSTLVVVSKETARDPKAFRLLLKKERVTVLNQTPTAFYGLMYEDQNHSDRLNIRYVIFGGEALQPGMLQSWNDQYPHTDLINMYGITETTVHVTFKKLSAADIANNRSNIGRTLTTLQAYVMDAYMNLQPIGVPGELYIGGEGVAQGYLNRDDLTADRFMPNPYLPGDRLYRTGDLAKRLSNGELEYVGRIDAQVKVRGHRIELGEIQAALLQLPIVKEAAVITRTDEQGQAAIYAYMVTKDQQAANESDVRAFLKTKLPDFMLPTRFIQIDRIPLTVNGKLDQKALPEPEKNAYPADDISPRNEIEKVMADIWEELLDVDELGVSANFFELGGDSIKALQVCARLKQRGFETTVREMFEHQTLGVLSARVRKAVHVIDQGPVEGEITWTPVQEWFFSQSLEIHHFNQSVMLYRTERFDEIAVRKVLKSLVIHHDALRIVCRYEDGRLIQMNRGIDLQDEELYALELFDVKGNLTETRNTIEEAASQMQEHFRLETGPLLRAALFRTENGDHLFLTIHHLVIDAVSWRILFEDFSTAYKQAVTGESIQLPHKTDSYLTYSQRIADYSKSRQMQREAAYWDERENRHIEVIPKDNETAPNTFKDTEVIDFELSRYHTERLLTAVHKAYSTEMNDILLTALGLALQQWTDSDRFKISMEGHGREAYLEDIDISRTVGWFTSIYPIWLDMSDSEHKNKDERLGHLIKQTKDMLHRIPHKGAGYGVLKYISKRWGSETNSPEISFNYLGQFDQDIQSKAFEVSDIKPENEISPNWERPYTLDISGAVSSGILSMHIIYSSLQFEEKTIQTFGGYFKQALENIIEHCTDKENREWSASDFTDEDLTLDELSEIMGAVNKL